The genomic DNA GCCATCCTCTCGACGGCTGCGTTCGGGTTCCCGGTGTTCTGCCTTGTGTGCCCGGTCGGTTTGACGTTCGGAACGCTCGTCGTGGTGTGGAGGGTGTTCCAGTTCAACGAGGTCACCTGGTCGCTTCTGGTGTTTCCGGCCATGCTCGTGCTGGAGTTGGCAGTGCTGCGGAAATGGTGCCATCGGTTCTGTCCGCTGGGAGCGCTGCTGTCGTTGGTGTCGCGCGGCAACCGCACGTTCCGGCCGCAGGCGAACGTCGGGACGTGCTTGCATGCGGCTCACGGCGAGCGCTGCCATCGGTGCGCCGACGCGTGCCCGGAAGGCATCGACTTGCATGATCGGGCGGCTTCCGCTCCGCTCAACGAGTGCGTGAAGTGCCGCGAGTGCGCCGACGCGTGTCCCGTGCACGCTATCACGTTTCCATTCCTGTCCAAGAAACCCCTGCTCGAGCCTTCTGCGGCCGAGCGCGATACGAAGGAGGAGCAATGAGCGTCGAAGAGGTGTTCAAGGCTGCACCGGGATGCCAGAAGGTGCTGATGGCCGCGTTGGAAGCGT from Eggerthella lenta DSM 2243 includes the following:
- a CDS encoding 4Fe-4S binding protein, with translation MRASTLRVLSALGVAALVCLGLALHTGTGTPSSFGIADIAALCPLGGVEAAIASRTVVPPLLIGLAMVIVLTLLLGRAFCAWGCPVPLLRRVFRGKKASKRDASSRDSGPLDVPASERGGLHDSRNWVLGGAILSTAAFGFPVFCLVCPVGLTFGTLVVVWRVFQFNEVTWSLLVFPAMLVLELAVLRKWCHRFCPLGALLSLVSRGNRTFRPQANVGTCLHAAHGERCHRCADACPEGIDLHDRAASAPLNECVKCRECADACPVHAITFPFLSKKPLLEPSAAERDTKEEQ